ACGGCCGAGTGGCCCGAGTTCACGCGTCCGGCGAATTCCTGAATCTGCTTGGGCTTCGTGCCCACGCAGTCGATCACGGTCGGCTTCTCGATCAGTTTCGGCATGGTGTCTCTCTAATCGAAGCTGCGAAGGAGGCGAAGGAGCGAAGGAGCTCGAAGGAGCTCGAAGGTGTCTCAGTAGGTGTTCGAAGGGGTCGAAGGTCGAAGGAACCTTCCGCATGAACCTTCGACCTTCGAGTCCTTCGACGTCACCGCGCGCAATTACCTTCGACCCTTCGCATTCCTTCGCCTCCTTCGATTAAAACGCACCCCCGGCGCGCGGGGCCGGCTTCGGCGGCATCTTGTCGGTGGTGAAGCGCGGCAGCATGTCGTCGCGCATCGCGAGCTGATAGAGCGTTCCCGCGACGACCACGGCGGCGTCGCGGACGTCCTGCTCGATGACGCGCTCGTAGGTGTCGAGGTTGGTGTGGTGCGTGTGGCTGCTGTACTCGATGGGATCCTGGTTGAACCCGATGCCGGGGAGGCCGGCGTTGTTGAACGACGTGCTGTCGGTGCCGCCGGTCGCGCGTGAGGTGGTCGCCGACGCGCCGCCGACTTTCAGGTCCTTGAAGGGGGCGAGGATCTCGCGCAGCACCGCCGCCGTCTCGGGCGGGCCGAACACCGAGGCGCCGCGCAGCCGTCCCGTGCCGGTGTCGATGTTCAGGTAGCCATTGAACCTTGCGAACTCGGGCCCGGGCTCCTCGGCGGATCCGAAGTGCGCCTTCACGTAGGCAATCGATCCGAGCAGCCCCTGCTCTTCGCCGCTCCAGAGTGCGATGCGGATCGTGCGGCGCGGCTGCACGCCGAGCGCCTTCAGGATGCGCGCGGCCTCCATCATGATCGCGCAGCCCACGGCGTTGTCGGTCGCCCCGGTGGCGGAGTGCCACGAGTCGAGGTGCCCGCCGGCCATCACGATCTCGTCGCTCTTGTCGCTTCCCGGGATCTCGGCGACGGCGTTGTACGAGGTCTTCCCTTCCGGATACCAGCGATTGAGGATTTCGGCTTCGAGCTGCACCGGCGTGCCGTCGGCGAGGACGCGGGCGATGCGCCCGTAATCCTCGTTGCGCATCACCACGGTGGGCACCGCCTTGGTGATGTCGCGCGTGCTGTTGTCGAACGCGGTGATCTGCCCGTGGGGCCGGCCGGCGTCGTTGATCCGGAACGCCGCCTTGCTGGCGACGAGGAAGGCGTTGACGCGCTGCTGCACCTGCGCCGTGGTGAGCCGATCGCCGGGCTGCTGGCCGCGTCCGGCGCCGCCCCCGCCCGCGCCGCGTCCCCCGCGTCCCTGATTGAGACACCCCGGGTCGTTCGCGGCCGCCTCCTCGTAGCGGCAGCGAACCTGCTCGTCGGTCTGGCGCCCTGGCGGCGGCGCGAGATTCACCGGCACCATCACCGGGCGGCCGACCAGGACGGCCGCGCCGGTCACGCGCGACTTGATCGAGTCGAGATAGGCGGTGAGCTCGGCCTCGGTCGGCCCGAGCCGCGCCGGCCCGCGTCCACCCCGTCCCGTGTTGGGCGCGTCAGGGGCGGCAAGCGGCCCTTCCGGCACGATCAGGTTGAACGCCGGTGCGGTGACACGGCCGTTCGTGCCCGGCGTCCAGGCGAGCGCCTCGACGACCAGCGCGTCTTTGTAGGGTGAGACCGCATGCACCGACAGCCGTTCGTTCGCCCACCCGGGGTACCCGAATTCCCACGGCTCGAGCTTGCCATTCTGCAGGCCCCAGCCCGTCATCGTCTTCACGGCCCATTCGGCCGCCGCCTTATGAGCCGGCGATCCGGTGACGCGCGGCCCGTGAACGTCGGTCAGGAAATGCAGCGTCCGCATCACCTGCGAGTTCTTCTCCGACTCCTGGCGAATCCTGTCGTTGATGCCGGGATCGAGCTGCGCCTGCGCGGCCGGAACGGCCACCAGCGCCGCGACGGTGCAGGCGGCGACGAACGTGCGGTACTTCATCCGGCTGATTATATGCGGCGCCGGCCGCACGCCTCGAGGCGCCGCGGCTCCCTACGCGCTGCATTCGCCGTCCATCACTTCCGGCGCGAACGCCTTGTCTTCGGCGAGGTCGATGAAGTCTTCCGGCCGGGCCTCCGCCTCGGTGAGGCTCTCCAGATCCGCGAGCGCGCCCTTGACGCGCGCGAGATCGGCGCGGCGCAGGAAGTCGAACAGGCGTTCGCCGTCGCGGTGGTCCGCCTGATACAGGGCGACCAGCCGATCGACAGCCTGCGGGGCGCGCCGCGCCGGGATCTTCGCGGCGATGCGCCCGAAGACGGCGCCGCTGGCGTCGACGCCGCCGCCGACCATGACGAAATACTGCGGCACGGCGCGGTCGCCGAGCTTCCTGATGCTGCCCTGGAACCCGATCGCGGCGATGTGGTGCTGGCCGCAGCCGTTGGGGCAGCCGCTGATCTTGATGTCGCCGGGACCCGCGGCCGCCGTCACGTCGTGGTGCGCGCGCAGGTGTTCCCCGAGCAGGTGGCCGAGACCGCGCGACTGCGTCACGGCGATGCGGCAGGTCTCGGCGCCGGGGCAGCTGACGACGTCGGCGAGGGTGCCACGGCCGGAATGCGCGAGACTCGCGGCCGCCAGTGCCTGGTAGAACTCGTGCAGCCGCTCCGTCTTCACCCAGCGGAAGACCAGGTTCTGATCGACGGTGACGCGCACCGTGCCGTCGCTGAACGACGCGGCGAGATCGGCGACGATCCGGAACTGCGGCGACGTCAGATCACCCAGCGGCACGGTGGCCATGGCGATCGCATAGCCGTGTTGTCGCTGCCGCAGCACGTTGCTCTGCAGCCAGCGCTGCTCCGAGTCGTTGGTCATCGGCAGCAGCGACGGCCTGGTCCCGGCGCCGCGCAGCTCGGCCGAGGCGGCCTGGGCGGCGATCGCGAACAGGTCCGGTACCGGCGCCGCGGGCCACGCGGGCGGCGCCTCGATGCCCGCGTGATCCGGGTTGGCGGGGCGCTCGCGCCGGGGCGCGGAGCGCACGGCGTCGAGAGCGCGGCGGTATTCCGCGACGAAGCGCTCCCACCCCAGGCTCTTGATCAGGAACTTCAGGCGGTTGCGCTGCTTGTGCTCGTAGTCGCCGAACCCCGCGAAGACCCGCATGACCGCGTCGGCGACGTCGTAGATCTCCTCGGTCGCGATGAACTCGTGAAGGACCGCGCCGTCGCGGCACATGATCGCGGTCCCGCCGCCGACGGTGACGCGGAAGCCGCGCGCGCCGTCCTCGGAGGACGTGGCGCGGAAGCCGAGATCGTTGATCGCCACCTTGGTGTGGTCTTCGGCACAGCCCTCGAACCCGATCTTGAACTTGCGCGGCAGCTTCGAGCTGAGCGGCGCCCGCAGCAGGTAGCGGGTGAGCGCTTCGGCGTAGGGGGTGACGTCGAAGACCTCGTCGTGCGACAACCCGGCGAACGGACACGCGGTGATGTTGCGCACCGAATTGCCGCACGCCTCGCGCGTCGTCAGTCCGGCTTCCGCCAGCCGGCGCATCGCCGGCTCGACGTCGTGCAGCTTCATGAAATGGAACTGGATGTTCTGCCGCGTCGTGATGTGGGCGAACCCGCGCGAGTAGAGCTCCGCGACGTCGGCGAGGGCCTCCAGCTGCGGCCCGGTGAGCACGCCCTGCGGAATCTTCACGCGCAGCATCTGCGCATCCTCCGCCTGGCGCTGCCCGTACGTGCCGCGCAGAAGGCGGAACGCGCGCCACTGATCGGGCCCGATCTCCCCCTGCTCGAACTGCGCCAGCACCGACGCGAACTCGTCGATGTCCGCGGCCTCCGCGAAACTCAGCCGCGCGCGCCCGTATGTCCTGGGATCGTCAACTACAGCCATGGCTCACTGCCTTTCACTCGCGGCGACATTCACCGTCTTTCACGGGAGAGCCGGAGAACACGGGCATTTTCTGTTCGG
This is a stretch of genomic DNA from Vicinamibacterales bacterium. It encodes these proteins:
- a CDS encoding nitrite/sulfite reductase, with the protein product MAVVDDPRTYGRARLSFAEAADIDEFASVLAQFEQGEIGPDQWRAFRLLRGTYGQRQAEDAQMLRVKIPQGVLTGPQLEALADVAELYSRGFAHITTRQNIQFHFMKLHDVEPAMRRLAEAGLTTREACGNSVRNITACPFAGLSHDEVFDVTPYAEALTRYLLRAPLSSKLPRKFKIGFEGCAEDHTKVAINDLGFRATSSEDGARGFRVTVGGGTAIMCRDGAVLHEFIATEEIYDVADAVMRVFAGFGDYEHKQRNRLKFLIKSLGWERFVAEYRRALDAVRSAPRRERPANPDHAGIEAPPAWPAAPVPDLFAIAAQAASAELRGAGTRPSLLPMTNDSEQRWLQSNVLRQRQHGYAIAMATVPLGDLTSPQFRIVADLAASFSDGTVRVTVDQNLVFRWVKTERLHEFYQALAAASLAHSGRGTLADVVSCPGAETCRIAVTQSRGLGHLLGEHLRAHHDVTAAAGPGDIKISGCPNGCGQHHIAAIGFQGSIRKLGDRAVPQYFVMVGGGVDASGAVFGRIAAKIPARRAPQAVDRLVALYQADHRDGERLFDFLRRADLARVKGALADLESLTEAEARPEDFIDLAEDKAFAPEVMDGECSA
- a CDS encoding M20/M25/M40 family metallo-hydrolase, with the translated sequence MKYRTFVAACTVAALVAVPAAQAQLDPGINDRIRQESEKNSQVMRTLHFLTDVHGPRVTGSPAHKAAAEWAVKTMTGWGLQNGKLEPWEFGYPGWANERLSVHAVSPYKDALVVEALAWTPGTNGRVTAPAFNLIVPEGPLAAPDAPNTGRGGRGPARLGPTEAELTAYLDSIKSRVTGAAVLVGRPVMVPVNLAPPPGRQTDEQVRCRYEEAAANDPGCLNQGRGGRGAGGGGAGRGQQPGDRLTTAQVQQRVNAFLVASKAAFRINDAGRPHGQITAFDNSTRDITKAVPTVVMRNEDYGRIARVLADGTPVQLEAEILNRWYPEGKTSYNAVAEIPGSDKSDEIVMAGGHLDSWHSATGATDNAVGCAIMMEAARILKALGVQPRRTIRIALWSGEEQGLLGSIAYVKAHFGSAEEPGPEFARFNGYLNIDTGTGRLRGASVFGPPETAAVLREILAPFKDLKVGGASATTSRATGGTDSTSFNNAGLPGIGFNQDPIEYSSHTHHTNLDTYERVIEQDVRDAAVVVAGTLYQLAMRDDMLPRFTTDKMPPKPAPRAGGAF